The DNA window ATACAGTAGAATATTCATTATCGCGTGCCCGCCAAACGGCCGTGAATGTAAAGGAGCCGGCTTCGTCCCATGAGTGCAACCGAGACAAAAACTGCCACTGACCTTGGCCTTGAATTGACAGCGCCCGACCCGGTGCCCGAAATCAAGGCCGCTGATGCAGCTGGGCTGGTTCCAGTATCAGAGGAAATCCAATCTAAACTGGCGACCAAGGTCGATAGTTTTGTGATGGATTTGATCAAGGAAGACGCAAATTCGCCTGAATTCGGTAAAAAGGTGGATCAGCTGACCAGCATGGGACGCAAGGAAATCATGGCCGCGGCTGGCCATTCAAACCGTTTCTTGGACCGCCCAGTTCGGGCGATGGATCAGGATGAAGGCGTCGGTGCCAATTTGGCGGAATTGCGCCGCGTTGTCGAAGACCTTGACCCGGGCAGGCGGGGCAAGCTGAGCGGGCCGCGCAAGATTCTTGGCATCATACCGTTCGGCAACAAGCTGACGAACTATTTCCGCAGCTACCAAAGCGCGCAAACGCATATCCAGGATATCCTCAACAAGCTTGGCAATGGCAAGGACGAGCTACTGATGGATAATGCCGCAATCGATGTCGAACGGCAGAAATTGTGGGAAGCGATGGGCAATCTGGAACAGATGATCCTGATTTCCAAAACGCTCGATGAAAAGCTTGAAGAAAAAGCCGGCGAGCTGGACGCGACCGACCCGCAAAAGGCCAAAGCCGTGCGTGAAACCGCGTTGTTCTATGTCCGCCAGCGCACACAGGATTTGCTGACGCAGATGGCGGTCAGCGTCCAAGGATATCTCGCGCTTGATCTGGTCAAGAAGAACAATGTCGAATTGGTCAAAGGTGTTGACCGGGCCAGCACCACCACCGTCGGCGCGCTGCGCACGGCAGTGACCGTGTCCGAGGCGATGACCAATCAACGGCTTGTCTTGGGCCAGATTACCGCGCTCAATCAGACTACCGCAGGTATCATCGACAGCACATCGACCATGCTGCGCGAACAGACCGGCAAAATTCACGAGCAAGCTGCTGCCTCGACCATCCCGCTGGAAACGCTGCAACGCGCATTCCAGAATATTTATGACACAATGGATGAAGTCGACACCTTCAAATTGCGCGCTCTCGATTCGATGAAGCAAACCGTCGATGCGCTGTCAGGCGAAGTTGAAAAGTCCAAAGGCTACATCGCCCGCGCCGAAGGCCAGAATCAGGCCAGCAAGCAAATTAGCGAATCCAGCTTGCTATCCGTGGAAGGCTGATGAACGATTTGACCACCGACAGTGACCGCGTAATTGAAGAGGCCCGCCGCGTGCGTGACGATAACCGCGAAGGTGGCCGTCATCGCCGCAGCGGATCGATTGGCAAAGGCTCGGCGAAGTTGAAAACCCAGCATGTGGTGGGCAAAATCAAACGCATCGTGCTGGCGGTCGCGGGCATCATTGTGGCCGCAATGGTCGCCGGTTTGGTGATCGACGGCATTGGCTTCACTGGAATAATGGTTACCTTTCTGGCTATCGTGGCAGCAACAGTCGCACTTTCTGCTTACCCTAAAATCAAAGTTCCAAAACGGGCTGATTTGACCAAGGGCGATGTCCGTCAGATGGTTGGCAAGACCGAATTATGGCTGGAACATCAACGGCCTGCCTTGCCGCCGCCAGCCGCCAAAATTGTCGAGGATATGGGCGTGCAACTCGACTCGCTTGGACTGCAATTGGAAACGATTGATCAAAACCATCCCGCCGCGCGCGAAATACGCAGTCTGGTGGGTGATGTTCTGCCGCAAACGGTCGATTCCTATCGCAATATCCCGGCGCATCTGCGTAGCGAAAAGCGTGCCGGATCGACACCGGACGAACAATTGACCGACAGCCTCGGCAAAATTAGTAAGGAAATTGACAGCGTGACACGGCAATTGGCGGAAGGATCGCTTGACGATCTGGCAATCAAGACTCGCTATCTCGAATATAAATATGGCGAAAATCACGACACTTCGGGCGAGAAAGCCTGATGCGCGTCGCAATTCCGCATGATTTGCCGCGCGAAGAAGTCCGCAACCGCCTGCGTGATCGCAGCCATGAAATCGCCGACCATATTCCTGGCGGAATGGCCAAGGTCGAAACGAATTGGGCGGGTGAAGATCGGATGGGCATCAATGTCAGCGCAATGGGGCAGGATCTCAAAGGCGTGGTTGATATCGAGGACGGTCAGCTGGTATTTCAAATCGCCCTGCCAATGGCGCTCAGCTTTGTGGAGCCAATAATCAAGAATGCGATCAAGCAGCAAGGCCAGAAAATGCTCGCACCGCCTTCTGACGGTTAATTCGCTGCTATAATCGGCGGTCGAGCTCCAGATAGGTTGCCGGAATTCTAAGCGAGGCGGACGCTTCGCGGGTTTCCATCAAGAACAGAACCAGCCCGACCAGCAGCAACGCTACCGACAGGATGAATACACCTGCGACGACTTGCTCCAGATCGGTGCCGGTGAAACCTTGCAGAAACAAAATGACTACGGTCGCTCCTATACTGAGGCCGCTCAAGACCAACATCAGGATTGCTCTGCCGGTCAATTCAATCCGCTTATCTATAACCCGCATTTCACACACGATCATGTCATGTTCGGGCCCCGATGTTTCACCATGTCGCTTTTGCAGATCACGTGAACGATCGACCACACGCCCCAGACGTGTAGTCAGGAAATTCAGGATACTCGCTATCGCAACCAAGACGAATACGGGCGTCAGCGCGGTCTGAATTGTCTCTGCGATCATAGCGACGTACTTTTCATTGTGAGTCCGAATAGTACATCTAGTGCAATCGGCCTACTGCACAAATGTCCTGCGGAGAAACCCAGACTATTGCGATTTAGCGCCTTCGAGAGTGCCTGTTTTCTGTGCTCCGGCGCTACTGGTTACCAAAACCTCGTCGCCATCGACGATGATGATAATGTCTTCCAACCCGATTGCCGACACGCGCGGGCCGTTACTTTCCACCAGCACATTGCGGCAGTCCACCAATTCGGCTTTCCCGGTCACGCTGTTGCCATCGGCATCGCGCGCCCTCGCATCGCGCAAAGCTTCCCAATTGCCGATGTCGGACCAACCCATATTGACCGGCACCATGGCGGCACGGTCGGTTCCCTCCATCACAGCGTAGTCAATGGATTCACCTTTGATTCGTGAGAATGGCTCTGGCGCCGGGTAGAATGATCGTCCTTGTAATGAACCAGCTTCGACTGCCGCACGTAAATCAGCCATCATTTCAGGCCGGAAGCGCGTGAGTTCGTCTAGAAATGCGCCAGCACGCAGCGCGAAGATGCCGCCGTTCCAACTGTATCCGCCGCTGTCCAGAAAGGATTGGGCGGTCGCCAGATCGGGCTTTTCAACGAAATTGGCAATTTGGAAGCCTGATCCCAGCGGTTCCGCTTGCTTGATATAACCATAGCCGGTTTCGGGCTTCGTGGCCTCTATGCCGAACGCAACCAACCAATCTTGATCGGCAAGCGCAGCGGCGGATTCGGCAGCGGCCCGAAATGCAACCTCATCATCAATATGGTGATCGCTGGGGCAAACCAGCATGACCGCATCAGCATTCATCCTCAATGCTGCCAGGGCGATTGCCGGCGCGGTGTTCTTGCCCTCCGGCTCAACGATGATGGTGGCACCTTCACGGCCCCCCAATTGCGCTTCGACATGCTCCAAATGGGCGGCACCAGTGACAATGCAGGGCGGCGCGAAGAGATGCGTATTGCTGCACCGCTCCAGCGTTGCTTCAAACAGGCTGCTGCTGCCGACAAGCGGCAAGAACGGCTTGGGCTTTGCAGCCCTGCTGCGCGGCCACAG is part of the Pontixanthobacter gangjinensis genome and encodes:
- a CDS encoding DUF2721 domain-containing protein, producing the protein MIAETIQTALTPVFVLVAIASILNFLTTRLGRVVDRSRDLQKRHGETSGPEHDMIVCEMRVIDKRIELTGRAILMLVLSGLSIGATVVILFLQGFTGTDLEQVVAGVFILSVALLLVGLVLFLMETREASASLRIPATYLELDRRL
- a CDS encoding polyhydroxyalkanoic acid system family protein produces the protein MRVAIPHDLPREEVRNRLRDRSHEIADHIPGGMAKVETNWAGEDRMGINVSAMGQDLKGVVDIEDGQLVFQIALPMALSFVEPIIKNAIKQQGQKMLAPPSDG
- a CDS encoding mannose-1-phosphate guanylyltransferase, with the protein product MIHPVILCGGIGSRLWPRSRAAKPKPFLPLVGSSSLFEATLERCSNTHLFAPPCIVTGAAHLEHVEAQLGGREGATIIVEPEGKNTAPAIALAALRMNADAVMLVCPSDHHIDDEVAFRAAAESAAALADQDWLVAFGIEATKPETGYGYIKQAEPLGSGFQIANFVEKPDLATAQSFLDSGGYSWNGGIFALRAGAFLDELTRFRPEMMADLRAAVEAGSLQGRSFYPAPEPFSRIKGESIDYAVMEGTDRAAMVPVNMGWSDIGNWEALRDARARDADGNSVTGKAELVDCRNVLVESNGPRVSAIGLEDIIIIVDGDEVLVTSSAGAQKTGTLEGAKSQ
- a CDS encoding toxic anion resistance protein gives rise to the protein MSATETKTATDLGLELTAPDPVPEIKAADAAGLVPVSEEIQSKLATKVDSFVMDLIKEDANSPEFGKKVDQLTSMGRKEIMAAAGHSNRFLDRPVRAMDQDEGVGANLAELRRVVEDLDPGRRGKLSGPRKILGIIPFGNKLTNYFRSYQSAQTHIQDILNKLGNGKDELLMDNAAIDVERQKLWEAMGNLEQMILISKTLDEKLEEKAGELDATDPQKAKAVRETALFYVRQRTQDLLTQMAVSVQGYLALDLVKKNNVELVKGVDRASTTTVGALRTAVTVSEAMTNQRLVLGQITALNQTTAGIIDSTSTMLREQTGKIHEQAAASTIPLETLQRAFQNIYDTMDEVDTFKLRALDSMKQTVDALSGEVEKSKGYIARAEGQNQASKQISESSLLSVEG